TTTCACATCATAATAGTCAACCGAAACCGCCAGCTCGCCGTAACTGCCAAGCAGTCCCGCTTTTTCATAAAGCTCCTGCGCTTCCGTCAGACAATCGCTGATTGCCTGCGGCGTGACAAGCTTTCCTTTATAAGTCTCCTCCAGATGGCGTCCGAGCTCCTCCAGCCGCTTTGCGTCCGCCTCCAGCGCTTCCTCCGTATCGTAAATCACCGAAAGATCCCACGTCAGCTCCTCCGGAACGTCCTTTCTCATCACAAGTCCCATCTATAAACACCCCTTTCAGAATTATATCTGCAAATTCTCTGCGTATCTGAATGAAATTATATTTCTGGGCATCGTTTCTATATATGCCTGCTCTTTATGCATAAAAGAGATAATCTCATTCTTACTCATTTTTCCGAGCTTTTCAATAACGGTATCCAGAATCCCCTTATCTTCCCTGGAAAGAAACGGAAATGAGACATCCCCCTTTAACGAAAAATGATATGCATTGGTCTCTCCCATATCTACTTCCTCGCACGGAACATCTTTTAAATCGATAATAGAATTATGTCCCACCGGCACAGCTCCCATTGGCAAAGCCTGATAAACCAGTCCGGTTATCGCAAATCCTCTTTTCTTGTAAGAAAGCGCATCCGCATACCACATCAATTTCATAAGCTTTACTTTATAAAGATTCGTCACATGCGCCGAAGCCGCAAAATAACGCATTACATCTACCGCCTTGTCTAAAGAAAGCTTTGTATTTCCGTGAAACTCCCGATTTCCATAATATTTCGCGTAGCTTGCCTCAATAGCCTTACGTAAATAGGAATCCTGGTTCTCTTCATAGAGAGCCGTAGCGGTATTCAGATATTTATGGCAGGCATCCGCAGACAGATTCCCTTTTGCCTCATCCAGCAACGCCAGAAACCACTCCGGGTCCTGCGCAAGCTTCCTTAATATAGTATCATGTGCCCTGTCCTGCACCTGATGGCTCTCATATCTCGTAATCGTTTTACCACCCCAGCCAAGAAGTGTACTGAGGTCCCTCTGGCTGATACCATACTTTTCACGAATGCCACTGATTTCAGAGGATGTTAAAAGCCCTTCTTTCTTCCTGTAAGCATCTTTAAGGCGCACATCATTATCCTTCATCTGCTGTTCATCCATATACAGCTCTTCTGCCGCGTCGCAGTATAAATAATATGCATCATAATCAATCTTTACATCCTTAAAAACTGCCTGTTCCTCAGCAAGAACTGTTTTCACTTCATGTTCTTCCATACAGCATGTGCATAAACGTTTTTCACTTCTGATAATCTTCATTTCCATGAAAACACCTCCCGATTCTTTCTGTACGGAAACATTTCCGGCACAAACGGTTTTTCTGCAAAGTGAAAAGACATTATAAATGTTGTGGTCGCTCCGTACATTCCCAGGAGCTCTACTCTGATTTTGATATATACATCGTCGCTGCCGTTATAAACTTTTCCAAACTCACGCATTTCACTTCTTTTGGGGAACCGGAAATCCTTCACTGTACGCATATAATCTTCCACGCGAAGCATTAATAATTCTCTCTTTAATGCATCTACAGGATTTTCATCCGGAAACAGGGTATTTACTGTATACTGATTTGTATATTTTTCATTCCGTTTGTCATCTACCCGTCTTTTGACCTGAAATTCTATCTTTGCCCCATTATTAAGTGCAAATTTCAGATTCTGGATATACGCTCTGACCTCCGTCTCACTTTCAATTCGTGCTTTTGTCTCTTCCGACAACTCTATGCTCCTCCATATAAGTATCATTTGATACCTATATCATATATCATATTTTTCACATTGTCAACGACGGATTCATTCCTCCTCTTCCTCGTCCGCTGCTCCCGTGCGGAAACGGCTGCGGAATACAGTCGGGGAAAAGCCGGTGTATTTTTTAAATGCCACCGAAAAATAATTGGTGTCCCGGTAGCCCACCATTGCGGCGATTTTTCCGGTCTTCAGGTTTGTGGACTCCAGCAGCTTCTGCGCCGTCTCGATCCGCCGTCGGACGATATATTCGTTGCAGCCCTCGCCCGTCACCTTCTTGTAGAGCTTCGACAGATAGTTGGGCGTGATATAAAACCGCGCCGCGATGCTTGACACCGACAAATCCTCCTCCAGATGGTCGTCCACGTAGCGGCGCACCTTCGGGATGAGGTCGTTGATCACCTCTTTTTCCTCCCCGAAAAGCTGCTGCAGAAACGTCCGGGTAATCTCGCAGGCATTCTGTCCGTCCACATTCATAATGTGACGCATCAGCTCCTCTAACTGTCCCTGCCGCAGCGAGCCGCCCGTGCTGCTCACATAGGCAAAGCTGACGGCGTTCGCCAGATCAAAGCAGTATTTTCTCACGCTGGTCACAGTGACATTATACGATTCCACCGCCTGGCTGAAGGCATCAAATACCCGCAGCACATATTCCGAATTTCCCACGTTGGAGCACATCGCATTCTTAAATTCCTCGTAGATTTCATGAAAAAGCATACTGCGCTTTCCGGTATGCCCCGACTGCAGCAGCTCTCTCGCCGCGTCGCCCTTCTCCTGGGAAAGGTGCACAGCGTCGTTGTAGGAAATATAAAGCTGCGCAAATCCCTTCACCGAGCTGCCGAGCACAATCTTCGGCGCAGCAATCATTTCATCCTTCATGATGCTGATCAGCTCCTGTATACGCTCATAAATCTCATTCACATACCCGTGATTAAAGAATGCGACCAGAATCCTCCCCGTGCCCTCATCGTCCGCAAAGGTGATGCCCTGTCCCCTTGCGTCCACAAGACCGATACAGATTTCCTTGATGGACATCAGCCAGTAGCTGTCCTCCCGCTCATCGCGCATCCCGGACTGCTGCGGAATTAAAATGGCAATCTGCAGCTCCTGGTTCGGCGAGAGCGAATACTCCCGGTACATCCACTCCAGCTCCGCCTCTTCGGT
This is a stretch of genomic DNA from Marvinbryantia formatexigens DSM 14469. It encodes these proteins:
- a CDS encoding type II TA system antitoxin MqsA family protein yields the protein MEMKIIRSEKRLCTCCMEEHEVKTVLAEEQAVFKDVKIDYDAYYLYCDAAEELYMDEQQMKDNDVRLKDAYRKKEGLLTSSEISGIREKYGISQRDLSTLLGWGGKTITRYESHQVQDRAHDTILRKLAQDPEWFLALLDEAKGNLSADACHKYLNTATALYEENQDSYLRKAIEASYAKYYGNREFHGNTKLSLDKAVDVMRYFAASAHVTNLYKVKLMKLMWYADALSYKKRGFAITGLVYQALPMGAVPVGHNSIIDLKDVPCEEVDMGETNAYHFSLKGDVSFPFLSREDKGILDTVIEKLGKMSKNEIISFMHKEQAYIETMPRNIISFRYAENLQI
- a CDS encoding response regulator transcription factor; the protein is MYKVLIVDDEKMIRMGMSKGLPWEELKVSEVYQAGSAPEALEIIREKQPDILITDINMPEMTGLELIQRANGLKEDMKIIVLTGYDRFDYARECIRMHVEDLYLKPIDEEVLTEAIRRQIDSIEKERESLVMENTLRRVRGNTEQMRLERLMRHLAHRRDTEEAELEWMYREYSLSPNQELQIAILIPQQSGMRDEREDSYWLMSIKEICIGLVDARGQGITFADDEGTGRILVAFFNHGYVNEIYERIQELISIMKDEMIAAPKIVLGSSVKGFAQLYISYNDAVHLSQEKGDAARELLQSGHTGKRSMLFHEIYEEFKNAMCSNVGNSEYVLRVFDAFSQAVESYNVTVTSVRKYCFDLANAVSFAYVSSTGGSLRQGQLEELMRHIMNVDGQNACEITRTFLQQLFGEEKEVINDLIPKVRRYVDDHLEEDLSVSSIAARFYITPNYLSKLYKKVTGEGCNEYIVRRRIETAQKLLESTNLKTGKIAAMVGYRDTNYFSVAFKKYTGFSPTVFRSRFRTGAADEEEEE